A DNA window from Drosophila virilis strain 15010-1051.87 chromosome 4, Dvir_AGI_RSII-ME, whole genome shotgun sequence contains the following coding sequences:
- the RpS21 gene encoding small ribosomal subunit protein eS21, translating to MENDAGENVDLYVPRKCSASNRIIHAKDHASVQLSIVVVDPETGRQTDGTKTYAICGEIRRMGESDDCIVRLAKKDGLITKNF from the exons ATGGAGAACGACGCCGGTGAGAATGTTGATTTGTACGTGCCCCGCAAATG CTCGGCATCGAACAGAATCATCCACGCTAAGGACCACGCCTCCGTGCAATTgagcattgttgttgtggatCCCGAGACCGGTCGCCAAACCGATGGCACCAAAACCTATGCCATCTGTGGTGAGATCCGTCGCATGGGCGAGTCCGACGATTGCATTGTGCGTCTGGCCAAGAAGGATGGCCTCATTACCAA gaacttttaa
- the LOC6628806 gene encoding ankyrin repeat domain-containing protein 29, with translation MSLKKETPSDVMLHLAALRGDVVEMRRVLDTGKVHVDCKDEDGTTPLILAAAGGHIHCVLELLEQGADLNSRRSTGTTALFFAAQGGHLDVVRILLKARAKVDTPSLDGGTPLFVAAQGGHVKIIRELLDCGADVNACMKDRATPAFIAAQNGHRTVLSLLILAHASMDIKRIDGATPLWIAAQMGHDHICKVLLQNGANVDTVRCDGATPLFKAAHKGHASVVTVLLKYRPNLGLLPNGETALHAAAMFGHMTVCKQLVAAGSDVLLKNQDGLTAMELAHHENYSSICEYLRERMRSLIERNTLALANMRLST, from the exons ATGTCACTAAAG AAGGAAACGCCCTCCGATGTGATGTTGCATCTGGCAGCGCTGCGCGGCGACGTTGTGGAGATGCGCCGTGTGCTCGATACCGGCAAGGTGCACGTGGACTGCAAGGATGAG GACGGCACCACGCCCCTGATTCTCGCTGCAGCTGGTGGCCACATCCATTGCGTGTTGGAGCTGCTCGAACAGGGCGCTGATCTGAACTCGCGCCGATCGACGGGCACCACGGCGCTGTTCTTTGCCGCCCAAGGCGGCCATTTGGATGTGGTGCGAATATTGCTGAAGGCGCGCGCCAAGGTCGACACGCCCTCTTTGGACGGCGGCACGCCTCTCTTTGTGGCCGCCCAAGGCGGGCATGTGAAGATTATCAGAGAGCTGTTGGACTGTGGGGCCGATGTGAATGCCTGCATGAAG GATCGTGCCACACCCGCTTTTATAGCGGCCCAAAATGGTCATCGAACGGTTTTGTCGTTGCTCATCCTGGCGCATGCATCAATGGACATTAAACGCATCGATGGAGCGACCCCACTCTGGATAGCCGCCCAAATGGGCCACGATCACATCTGCAAGGTGCTGTTGCAGAATGGCGCCAATGTGGACACGGTGCGCTGTGATGGTGCGACGCCACTGTTCAAGGCCGCCCACAAGGGTCACGCTTCAGTGGTCACAGTGCTGCTAAAATATCGACCCAATTTGGGCCTGCTGCCCAATGGGGAAACGGCTCTGCACGCGGCCGCCATGTTCGGCCACATGACCGTCTGCAAGCAGCTGGTGGCCGCTGGCAGCGATGTGCTGCTCAAGAACCAGGACGGTCTAACGGCCATGGAGCTGGCGCATCATGAGAACTACAGCTCCATTTGTGAGTATCTGCGAGAGCGGATGCGGTCGCTTATTGAACGCAATACATTGGCTCTGGCCAACATGCGATTGTCGACGTAA
- the pelo gene encoding protein pelota: MKLLGKYVDKGMQGNVTLVPEEPEDMWHAYNLIAEGDSVRSTTIRKVQNETATGSSTSSRVRTTLTIAVEAIDFDTQACVLRLKGRNIEENQFVKMGAYHTLDLELNRKFELRKPEWDTIALERIDMACDPTQSADVAAVVMQEGLAHVCLITASMTLVRSKIEVSIPRKRKGYVQQHEKGLAKFYEQVMQSILRHVNFEIVKCVLIASPGFVRDQFYDYMFQQAVKMDYKVLLDNKSRFMLVHASSGFKHSLKEVLQDPAVVAKMSDTKAAGEVKALEQFYMMLQCEPAKAYYGKKHVLRAAEAQSIETLLISDNLFRCQDVNLRKEYVNLVESVRDAGGEVKIFSSMHISGEQLAQLTGVAAILRFPMPELEDSDDDDDDDGAAGGDNSDSD; encoded by the exons ATGAAATTACTCGGGAAATACGTCGATAAGGGCATGCAGGG CAATGTAACCCTCGTGCCCGAGGAGCCGGAGGACATGTGGCACGCCTACAACCTAATTGCTGAGGGCGACAGCGTGCGTAGCACTACAATACGCAAAGTGCAAAACGAAACGGCCACAGGCTCATCGACGAGCAGCCGTGTGCGCACCACTCTGACCATTGCCGTGGAGGCCATCGACTTTGATACTCAGGCCTGTGTGCTGCGTCTGAAGGGGCGCAACATTGAGGAGAATCAGTTCGTCAAAATGGGCGCCTATCACACGCTCGATCTGGAGTTGAATCGCAAATTTGAGCTGCGCAAACCCGAGTGGGATACGATAGCACTGGAACGCATTGACATGGCCTGCGATCCTACCCAATCCGCGGATGTGGCTGCTGTCGTCATGCAGGAAGGCTTGGCACATGTCTGCCTCATTACGGCCAGCATGACGCTGGTGCGCAGCAAAATCGAAGTGTCCATACCGCGAAAGCGCAAGGGCTATGTGCAGCAGCACGAGAAGGGCCTGGCCAAGTTCTACGAGCAAGTCATGCAAAGTATATTGCGTCATGTCAATTTTGAAATAGTCAAGTGTGTGCTGATTGCCTCGCCGGGCTTTGTGCGCGATCAGTTCTACGACTATATGTTCCAACAGGCGGTCAAAATGGACTATAAAGTGCTGCTGGATAACAAGAGCCGATTCATGCTGGTTCATGCATCCTCCGGCTTTAAGCACTCTCTAAAGG AGGTGCTGCAAGATCCGGCTGTGGTGGCTAAAATGTCCGATACGAAAGCCGCTGGCGAGGTTAAAGCACTGGAACAGTTCTACATGATGCTGCAGTGTGAACCAGCCAAAGCTTACTATGGCAAAAAGCATGTCCTGCGCGCTGCTGAGGCACAATCTATAGAAACATTGCTCATTTCCGACAATCTGTTTAG ATGCCAAGACGTTAATCTCAGGAAAGAATATGTCAACTTAGTTGAATCGGTGCGCGATGCTGGCGGCGAGGTGAAAATATTCTCCAGCATGCATATATCGGGAGAAC aACTCGCTCAGCTGACGGGCGTTGCGGCTATTCTGCGTTTCCCTATGCCCGAACTGGAGGATAgcgacgatgatgacgacgatgatggTGCGGCGGGCGGCGATAATAGCGATAGCGATTAA
- the LOC6628802 gene encoding pescadillo homolog: protein MRRPKKYEAGEATQYISRRAALRKLQLSLNDFRRLCILKGVYPREPKHRRRAQKGSSDIKILYHAKDIRFLLHEPIVWTLRDYKIFAKKSGRDRAIKDFRNLKRRLAMFPEIKLDHIVKERYPTFIDALKDLDDCLTLLFLFSTFPSLHLIPREQSNLCRRLTIEFLHYVIASKSLRKVFISIKGYYFQAEIKGQKVTWIVPHYYPFKPQSRQEVDFKVMSIFVEFYTIMLGFTNFRLYHGLNLAYPPQFPSNMLQDNADTLKDESSFVSDRITALNFELLRTDKVQEDEEEPDIDMELLEQDGDSKRIIKMKQEAQEVSRLRTLFKGLKFFINREVPREPLVIIIRSFGGKVSWDSSVFSGATYDESDETITHQIVDRPSLSTQYISRDYIQPQWIFDCVNQRQLLPTNKYFLGEPLPPHLSPFVDAKRDTYIPPEEKALHDPSLIETHAQSEDESEDDAAAEEEDTVEQELLDAQLQRAYQQETAEYKKYGGADGVNEDEEDSDEEDFDGEEQESDDDDEEELDEKEKRLLEEKQKMSVQSGKVHKVNKRQVHKAEVDEHRLQARMVKPRHRNLFRKLIREKQAKEKEEWLLRKKRRTIETDAKEAKKLAKREARKAAAAAAAAAAQLGAK from the exons ATGCGACGTCCCAAGAAG TACGAGGCTGGCGAAGCCACACAGTATATAAGTCGACGTGCTGCGCTGCGCAAGTTGCAGCTATCCTTGAATGATTTTCGCCGCTTGTGCATATTAAAGGGTGTTTACCCGCGCGAGCCGAAGCACAGAAGACGCGCTCAGAAAGGCTCCTCGGATATCAAAATCCTATATCATGCGAAGGACATACGGTTTTTACTCCACGAGCCCATTGTGTGGACGCTGCGTGACTATAAG ATCTTTGCCAAGAAATCGGGTCGCGATCGCGCCATTAAGGACTTTCGTAATCTGAAGCGCCGCCTGGCCATGTTTCCAGAGATCAAGCTCGATCACATAGTAAAGGAACGTTATCCCACATTCATTGATGCGCTCAAGGATTTGGACGATTGCCTCACGCTACTCTTTCTGTTCAGCACATTTCCATCGCTGCATTTGATACCGCGCGAGCAGTCGAATCTTTGCCGCCGCTTGACCATCGAGTTTCTGCACTATGTGATTGCCTCCAAGTCGCTGCGCAAGGTTTTCATTTCCATCAAAGGCTACTATTTCCAGGCAGAGATCAAGGGTCAGAAGGTCACCTGGATAGTGCCGCATTATTATCCCTTCAAGCCACAGTCACGTCAGGAGGTGGACTTCAAAGTCATGTCCATTTTCGTCGAGTTCTACACCATCATGTTGGGCTTCACAAATTTCCGTTTGTATCATGGCCTTAACCTGGCCTATCCACCACAGTTTCCCAGCAACATGCTGCAGGACAATGCGGACACGTTGAAGGACGAGTCCAGCTTCGTGTCGGATCGCATTACAGCGCTCAACTTTGAGCTGCTGCGCACAGATAAAGTGCAGGAGGATGAGGAGGAACCTGATATCGATATGGAGCTGCTAGAACAGGATGGTGACTCCAAACGCATCATCAAAATGAAACAGGAGGCACAGGAAGTGTCGCGGCTGCGTACCCTGTTCAAAGGCTTGAAATTCTTTATCAATCGTGAGGTGCCACGCGAGCCGTTGGTCATCATCATACGCTCCTTTGGCGGCAAAGTATCCTGGGATTCGTCTGTATTTTCGGGTGCCACGTACGATGAGAGCGATGAAACCATAACACATCAGATTGTGGACAGACCCAGCCTAAGCACACAGTACATCTCCAGGGACTACATACAGCCCCAATGGATCTTCGATTGTGTCAAtcagcgccagctgctgccCACCAACAAGTACTTCCTAGGCGAGCCGTTGCCGCCTCATCTGTCGCCATTTGTCGATGCCAAGCGCGACACTTATATACCGCCAGAGGAGAAGGCTCTGCATGATCCCTCCCTGATCGAAACACATG CTCAAAGCGAAGATGAATCCGAGGATGATGCTGCAGCGGAAGAGGAGGATACCGTagaacaggagctgctcgatgcgcagctgcagcgcgcCTATCAACAGGAGACGGCCGAGTACAAAAAGTACGGGGGTGCCGACGGTGTTAATGAGGATGAGGAAGACTCGGACGAGGAGGACTTCGATGGAGAGGAGCAGGaaagcgacgacgacgacgaggaggAGCTCGATGAAAAGGAGAAGCGACTTTTAGAAGAG aaacaaaaaatgtctGTACAATCGGGCAAAGTGCACAAGGTCAACAAGAGGCAGGTGCACAAGGCAGAGGTGGATGAACATCGCCTGCAGGCGCGCATGGTCAAACCGCGTCATCGCAATCTCTTCCGCAAGCTAATACGCGAGAAACAGGCCAAGGAGAAGGAAGAGTGGTTgctgcgcaagaagcgccgcACAATCGAGACCGATGCTAAGGAAGCCAAAAAGTTGGCCAAGCGGGAGGCGCGTAAGgcggccgctgccgcagctgcagctgccgcccaGTTGGGCGCAAAGTAA
- the LOC26531254 gene encoding uncharacterized protein codes for MLTKQPDYTISELGYPQLYAHSFYKKCRPQEPCFRSSCTHSPSHSPSPSRLLPLRETLDDYNKRLLGEQAENCETSRGRDLDDRLAQQKRQKNLWNEQQKQQRQHDRRNQKCRDKAQAKRPTTKATLATCDLNSF; via the exons ATGCTCACTAAGCAGCCAGACTATACGATTTCGGAGCTGGGCTATCCCCAGCTATACGCTCATAGTTTCTATAAGAAATGCCGCCCACAAGAGCCCTGTTTTCGCTCCAGTTGCACTCACAGTCCCAGCCACAGTCCCAGTCCGAGTCGCCTGTTGCCATTACGCGAAACGCTGGATGATTACAATAAGCGGCTGCTGGGTGAACAAGCGGAGAACTGTGAAACAAGTCGAGGCAGAGACTTGGATGATAGATTGGCGCAGCAGAAAAGGCAGAAGAATCTGTGGAAcgagcagcagaagcagcaacgaCAGCACGACAGACG CAATCAAAAATGTCGAGATAAAGCCCAAGCAAAACGCCCGACGACAAAGGCGACTTTGGCGACTTGTGATTTGAATAGTTTCTGA
- the hoip gene encoding NHP2-like protein 1 homolog, with product MTEEVNPKAFPLADAQLTAKIMNLLQQALNYNQLRKGANEATKTLNRGLADIVVLAGDTEPIEILMHLPLLCEDKNVPYVFVRSKQALGRACGVSRPIVACSVTTNEGSQLKSQITSIQQEIERLLV from the exons ATG ACCGAAGAAGTGAACCCGAAAGCATTCCCCTTGGCCGATGCCCAGTTGACCGCCAAGATCATGAATTTGCTGCAGCAGGCACTTAACTACAATCAACTGCGCAAGGGAGCCAACGAGGCCACCAAGACACTTAATCGTGGCTTAGCCGACATTGTTGTACTTGCCGGCGATACGGAGCCCATTGAGATTCTGATGCATTTGCCACTGCTGTGCGAGGACAAGAACGTGCCGTATGTGTTTGTGCGTTCCAAGCAGGCATTGGGACGTGCCTGTGGTGTGTCTAGGCCCATTGTCGCGTGCTCTGTGACCACCAACGAGGGCAGTCAGCTCAAATCGCAGATTACATCCATACAGCAGGAAATTGAAAGGCTGTTAGTTTAA